The window AACATTCTCTCTCCTTTCACAGCACTCTGTTCGGTCGGTTTCTTTGCGCGATTGTCGTACGCCCTCGCGCGAAGCCCCGTGCTTCCTCTGTTTGCATTGTACCTTGGTGCCGGGCCTGAGGCGATAGGATTTGCTGTGGGGATATCAACGGTGACA is drawn from Thermodesulfovibrionales bacterium and contains these coding sequences:
- a CDS encoding MFS transporter; translation: MTNILSPFTALCSVGFFARLSYALARSPVLPLFALYLGAGPEAIGFAVGISTVTGIFFKLPAGALSDVIGRKRTMMIGLLFFAFMPFTYL